The Rhinoderma darwinii isolate aRhiDar2 chromosome 8, aRhiDar2.hap1, whole genome shotgun sequence genome has a window encoding:
- the RPS4X gene encoding small ribosomal subunit protein eS4, X isoform isoform X1, which yields MARGPKKHLKRVAAPKHWMLDKLTGVFAPRPSTGPHKLRECLPLIIFLRNRLKYALTGDEVKKICMQRFIKIDGKVRTDITYPAGFMDVISIDKTGEHFRLVYDTKGRFAVHRITAEEAKYKLCKVRKTWVGTKGIPHLVTHDARTIRYPDPLIKVNDTVQIDLETGKITEFIKFDTGNLCMVTGGANLGRIGIITNRERHPGSFDVVHVKDANGNSFATRLANIFVIGKGNKPWISLPRGKGIRLTIAEERDKRLAAKQTSG from the exons ATG GCTCGCGGACCCAAGAAGCATTTGAAGCGCGTGGCGGCGCCCAAGCACTGGATGCTGGATAAGCTGACGGGTGTATTT GCCCCACGTCCATCCACTGGCCCCCACAAGCTCAGGGAGTGTTTGCCCCTCATCATCTTTCTGAGGAACAGGCTGAAGTACGCTCTGACCGGAGATGAGGTAAAGAAGATCTGTATGCAGCGCTTCATTAAGATTGACGGCAAAGTCCGCACAGACATTACGTACCCGGCTGGATTCATGG ATGTCATCAGCATTGACAAAACTGGTGAGCACTTCCGTCTGGTATATGACACCAAGGGTAGATTTGCAGTGCACAGGATCACAGCTGAAGAGGCAAAG TACAAGCTGTGCAAGGTGAGGAAGACCTGGGTGGGAACAAAAGGAATCCCTCACTTGGTGACCCACGATGCCCGCACCATCCGTTATCCTGACCCCCTCATTAAGGTTAATGACACTGTTCAGATTGACCTGGAAACTGGCAAGATTACAGAGTTCATCAAGTTTGATACTG GTAACCTCTGCATGGTAACTGGAGGTGCTAACTTGGGCCGAATTGGTATCATCACCAACCGGGAGAGGCACCCAGGTTCTTTTGATGTGGTTCATGTCAAGGATGCCAATGGAAACAGCTTTGCCACCAGGCTGGCCAACATTTTCGTCATTGGCAAA GGTAACAAGCCCTGGATTTCATTGCCACGTGGCAAGGGTATCCGCCTAACAATCGCTGAGGAGAGAGACAAGAGACTGGCAGCCAAGCAGACCAGTGGTTGA